The following are encoded together in the Pseudomonas maumuensis genome:
- the rplF gene encoding 50S ribosomal protein L6 yields MSRVAKNPVKLPAGVEVKFAGQQLSVKGAKGTLELNVHSSVEVTEEAGELRFVARNGDQQARAMAGTTRALVNNMVHGVSQGFERKLQLVGVGYKAQAKGTVLNLALGFSHPVDYELPAGITAETPSQTDILIKGIDKQLVGQVAAEVRGFRPPEPYKGKGVRYADEVVRRKEAKKK; encoded by the coding sequence ATGTCTCGCGTCGCTAAGAACCCCGTTAAGCTGCCAGCAGGCGTCGAAGTCAAATTCGCCGGTCAGCAGCTTTCGGTGAAGGGTGCCAAGGGCACTCTCGAACTGAACGTTCACTCGTCTGTTGAAGTTACCGAAGAAGCTGGTGAGCTGCGTTTCGTCGCTCGCAACGGTGACCAGCAAGCTCGCGCCATGGCCGGTACTACCCGCGCCCTGGTGAACAACATGGTCCACGGCGTAAGCCAAGGCTTCGAGCGCAAGCTCCAGCTGGTCGGTGTTGGTTACAAAGCTCAGGCCAAAGGCACCGTCCTGAACCTGGCTCTGGGCTTCTCGCACCCAGTGGATTACGAACTGCCAGCCGGTATCACCGCTGAAACCCCAAGCCAGACCGACATCCTGATCAAGGGTATCGACAAGCAGCTGGTGGGTCAGGTGGCCGCTGAAGTCCGCGGTTTCCGTCCGCCAGAGCCTTACAAGGGCAAGGGTGTGCGTTACGCGGACGAAGTAGTCCGTCGTAAAGAAGCCAAGAAGAAGTAG
- the rplR gene encoding 50S ribosomal protein L18 yields the protein MTDKKVIRLRRARKARLKMHELEAVRLCVFRSSQHIYAQVISADGSKVLASASTLDKELRDGATGNIDAATKVGKLVAERAKAAGVSQVAFDRSGFKYHGRVKALADAAREGGLEF from the coding sequence ATGACCGACAAAAAAGTTATTCGACTGCGTCGCGCTCGCAAAGCACGCCTGAAAATGCACGAGCTCGAAGCCGTGCGTCTGTGCGTGTTCCGCTCCTCGCAGCACATCTATGCCCAGGTCATTTCGGCCGACGGCAGCAAGGTTCTGGCAAGCGCCTCGACCTTGGACAAAGAACTGCGTGATGGCGCCACTGGCAACATCGACGCGGCCACTAAGGTTGGCAAGCTGGTAGCTGAGCGCGCGAAAGCCGCCGGTGTATCTCAAGTTGCCTTTGACCGTTCCGGCTTCAAGTACCATGGCCGCGTCAAAGCGCTGGCTGATGCTGCTCGTGAAGGCGGGCTGGAGTTCTAA
- the rpsE gene encoding 30S ribosomal protein S5, with the protein MANNDQKRDEGYIEKLVQVNRVAKTVKGGRIFTFTALTVVGDGKGRVGFGRGKSREVPAAIQKAMEAARRNMIQVDLKGTTLQYATKAAHGASKVYMQPASEGTGIIAGGAMRAVLEVAGVQNVLAKCYGSTNPVNVVHATFKGLKAMQSPESIAAKRGKTVEEIR; encoded by the coding sequence ATGGCAAATAACGATCAAAAGCGCGACGAAGGCTATATCGAGAAGCTGGTTCAAGTTAACCGCGTAGCCAAAACCGTTAAAGGCGGCCGTATCTTCACCTTCACCGCGCTGACCGTGGTAGGTGATGGCAAGGGTCGTGTTGGCTTTGGCCGTGGCAAATCGCGCGAAGTACCTGCCGCGATCCAGAAAGCCATGGAAGCTGCTCGTCGCAACATGATTCAGGTTGACCTGAAGGGCACCACCCTGCAGTACGCCACCAAGGCCGCCCACGGCGCCTCGAAGGTCTACATGCAGCCTGCCTCGGAAGGTACCGGTATCATCGCCGGCGGCGCAATGCGTGCCGTCCTGGAAGTTGCTGGTGTTCAGAACGTCCTGGCCAAGTGCTACGGTTCGACCAACCCGGTGAACGTGGTTCACGCCACCTTCAAGGGTCTGAAAGCCATGCAATCCCCTGAGTCCATTGCTGCCAAGCGCGGCAAGACTGTTGAGGAGATCCGCTGA
- the rpmD gene encoding 50S ribosomal protein L30 has product MATVKVTLIKSVSGRIPNHKLCVKGLGLRRIGHTVEVQDTPENRGMINKAYYMLKVEG; this is encoded by the coding sequence ATGGCAACCGTCAAAGTAACGCTGATCAAGAGCGTCTCGGGCCGCATCCCTAACCACAAGCTGTGCGTGAAGGGTCTGGGTCTGCGTCGTATCGGTCACACTGTAGAAGTCCAGGATACTCCCGAGAACCGCGGGATGATCAACAAGGCTTACTACATGCTGAAGGTCGAGGGTTAA
- the rplO gene encoding 50S ribosomal protein L15, whose protein sequence is MKLNDLSPAPGSRREKHRPGRGIGSGLGKTGGRGHKGQTSRSGGSIAPGFEGGQQPLHRRLPKFGFVSLKAMDRAEVRLSELAKVEGDLITVQSLKDANVIGQHVQRVKIMLSGEVTRAVTLKGIAVTKGARAAIEAAGGKFEE, encoded by the coding sequence ATGAAACTCAATGATCTGAGTCCAGCGCCGGGTTCCCGTCGCGAGAAGCACCGTCCGGGCCGTGGTATCGGTAGCGGTCTGGGCAAGACTGGTGGCCGTGGTCACAAAGGTCAGACTTCCCGTTCCGGTGGCTCCATCGCTCCAGGCTTCGAAGGCGGTCAACAGCCGCTGCACCGTCGCCTGCCGAAGTTCGGCTTCGTTTCCCTGAAAGCCATGGACCGCGCAGAAGTGCGTCTGTCCGAGCTGGCCAAGGTGGAAGGCGATCTGATCACCGTTCAGTCCCTGAAGGACGCCAACGTGATCGGCCAGCACGTACAGCGTGTGAAAATCATGCTGTCGGGCGAAGTCACTCGCGCAGTCACCCTCAAGGGTATCGCCGTCACCAAAGGTGCACGTGCGGCTATCGAAGCAGCTGGCGGCAAGTTCGAGGAATAA
- the secY gene encoding preprotein translocase subunit SecY, with the protein MAKQGALSSLGKGGMSELWARLRFLFMAIIVYRIGAHIPVPGINPDRLADLFRQNEGTILSLFNMFSGGALERMSIFALGIMPYISASIIMQLMTAVSPQLEQLKKEGEAGRRKISQYTRYGTVILALVQAIGMSIGLANQGVAFSVGLGFHVVAVSTFVAGAMFMMWLGEQITERGVGNGISMLIFAGIVAGLPRAIGQSFESARTGDINIFALVAIGLLAVAIIGFVVFIERGQRRIAVHYAKRQQGRKVFAAQTSHLPLKVNMAGVIPAIFASSILLFPASLGAWFGQSEGMGWLQDISQSIAPGQPLNILLFSAGIIFFCFFYTALMFNPKDVAENLKKSGAFIPGIRPGEQSARYIDGVLTRLTMFGALYMMAVCLLPQFLVVAANVPFYLGGTSLLIVVVVVMDFMSQVQSHLVSHQYESLMKKANLKGYGGSGLLR; encoded by the coding sequence ATGGCTAAGCAAGGTGCTCTCTCTTCGCTCGGTAAGGGCGGGATGTCGGAACTCTGGGCTCGTCTGCGTTTTCTGTTCATGGCGATCATCGTCTATCGGATTGGCGCGCACATCCCGGTACCAGGCATTAACCCGGACCGTCTCGCGGATCTGTTCCGGCAGAATGAGGGGACCATTCTTAGCTTGTTCAACATGTTTTCCGGCGGCGCGCTGGAGCGCATGAGCATCTTTGCACTGGGGATCATGCCGTACATCTCGGCATCGATCATCATGCAGCTCATGACCGCTGTCAGCCCGCAGCTGGAGCAGTTGAAGAAGGAAGGTGAAGCTGGCCGTCGCAAGATCAGCCAGTACACCCGCTACGGCACCGTTATCCTGGCGCTGGTTCAAGCCATTGGCATGTCCATTGGCCTGGCCAACCAGGGCGTGGCGTTTTCTGTTGGCCTCGGCTTCCATGTCGTCGCCGTCTCCACCTTCGTGGCGGGCGCGATGTTCATGATGTGGCTGGGCGAGCAGATCACCGAGCGCGGTGTGGGCAACGGTATCTCGATGTTGATCTTCGCAGGTATCGTTGCCGGTCTTCCGAGAGCAATCGGGCAGTCTTTCGAGTCTGCACGCACAGGCGATATCAACATCTTCGCCCTGGTCGCAATCGGTTTGCTGGCAGTAGCGATTATCGGCTTCGTGGTGTTCATCGAGCGTGGTCAGCGTCGTATCGCCGTTCACTACGCCAAGCGTCAGCAGGGCCGCAAGGTCTTCGCTGCGCAGACCAGCCACCTGCCGCTGAAAGTGAACATGGCGGGCGTAATCCCGGCCATTTTCGCGAGCAGCATCTTGCTGTTCCCGGCTTCGCTGGGTGCCTGGTTCGGTCAGTCTGAAGGTATGGGCTGGCTGCAGGACATCTCGCAGTCGATCGCTCCTGGTCAGCCGTTGAACATTCTGCTGTTTAGTGCAGGGATCATTTTCTTCTGCTTCTTCTACACAGCGTTGATGTTCAACCCGAAAGACGTAGCGGAAAACCTGAAGAAGTCCGGTGCCTTTATTCCGGGCATCCGTCCTGGTGAGCAGTCGGCGCGCTACATTGATGGCGTTCTGACCCGTTTGACCATGTTCGGTGCTCTTTACATGATGGCCGTGTGCCTTCTGCCCCAGTTCCTGGTGGTAGCAGCAAACGTGCCGTTCTACCTTGGCGGGACCTCGTTGCTGATTGTGGTAGTGGTTGTGATGGACTTCATGTCCCAAGTACAATCGCACCTCGTTTCGCACCAGTACGAATCCCTGATGAAGAAAGCCAACCTGAAAGGCTACGGCGGCAGCGGTCTGCTGCGCTGA
- the rpmJ gene encoding 50S ribosomal protein L36: MKVRASVKKLCRNCKIIRREGIVRVICSAEPRHKQRQG, from the coding sequence ATGAAAGTTCGTGCATCGGTGAAAAAGCTGTGCCGCAACTGCAAGATCATTCGTCGCGAAGGTATCGTGCGCGTGATCTGCAGCGCGGAACCGCGTCACAAGCAGCGCCAAGGCTGA
- the rpsM gene encoding 30S ribosomal protein S13, with protein MARIAGVNIPDNKHTVISLTYIYGVGRTTAQKICADAGVNPAAKIKDLSDEQIETLRGEVAKFTTEGDLRRDINMKIKRLMDLGCYRGLRHRKGLPVRGQRTKTNARTRKGPRKPIRK; from the coding sequence ATGGCCCGTATTGCAGGCGTCAACATTCCAGATAACAAGCATACTGTTATCTCGCTGACCTACATCTATGGTGTCGGTCGCACAACTGCACAGAAAATCTGTGCGGATGCTGGTGTAAACCCAGCCGCTAAGATCAAGGATCTGAGCGACGAGCAAATCGAAACCCTGCGTGGCGAAGTCGCGAAGTTCACCACCGAAGGTGACCTGCGCCGTGACATCAACATGAAGATCAAACGCTTGATGGACCTGGGTTGCTACCGCGGCCTGCGTCATCGTAAAGGTCTGCCGGTTCGCGGTCAGCGCACCAAGACCAACGCACGCACCCGTAAGGGCCCGCGTAAGCCGATCCGCAAGTAA
- the rpsK gene encoding 30S ribosomal protein S11: protein MAKPAARPRKKIKKTVVDGIAHIHASFNNTIVTITDRQGNALSWATSGGSGFRGSRKSTPFAAQIAAERAGQAALEYGLKNLDVNVKGPGPGRESAVRALNSCGYKIASITDVTPIPHNGCRPPKKRRV from the coding sequence ATGGCAAAACCTGCTGCTCGTCCTCGTAAAAAAATCAAAAAGACAGTGGTTGATGGCATCGCCCACATCCATGCGTCTTTCAACAACACCATCGTGACCATCACCGACCGTCAGGGCAACGCACTGTCCTGGGCTACTTCCGGTGGTTCGGGTTTCCGTGGTTCGCGCAAATCCACCCCGTTCGCAGCACAGATCGCTGCTGAGCGTGCTGGTCAAGCTGCGCTGGAATACGGTCTGAAGAACCTCGACGTGAACGTCAAGGGTCCAGGTCCAGGTCGTGAGTCCGCCGTTCGTGCACTGAACAGCTGCGGCTACAAGATCGCCAGCATCACCGACGTGACGCCAATCCCGCATAACGGGTGCCGTCCGCCGAAGAAGCGTCGCGTGTAA
- the rpsD gene encoding 30S ribosomal protein S4, whose amino-acid sequence MARYIGPKCKLSRREGTDLFLKSGVRALESKCNIEAAPGIHGQRRGRQSDYGTQLREKQKVRRIYGVLERQFRGYYQAAASKKGATGENLLQLLECRLDNVVYRMGFGSTRSESRQLVSHKAISVNGKTVNIPSYQVRPGDVVAVREKSLNQLRIVQALELCAQRGRVEWVDVDSAKKSGVFKNVPARGDLSADINENLIVELYSK is encoded by the coding sequence ATGGCACGTTACATTGGTCCAAAATGCAAACTGTCTCGCCGTGAAGGCACTGACCTGTTCCTGAAGAGCGGCGTTCGCGCTCTGGAATCGAAGTGCAACATCGAAGCAGCCCCAGGTATCCACGGCCAGCGCCGTGGCCGTCAGTCCGACTACGGTACCCAGCTGCGCGAGAAACAAAAAGTCCGTCGTATCTACGGTGTTCTGGAGCGTCAGTTCCGCGGTTACTACCAAGCTGCTGCCTCGAAAAAAGGCGCAACCGGTGAGAACCTGCTGCAACTGCTCGAGTGCCGTCTGGATAACGTCGTTTACCGTATGGGCTTCGGCTCGACTCGTTCCGAGTCCCGTCAGCTGGTTTCGCACAAAGCGATCAGCGTCAACGGTAAAACTGTAAACATTCCATCCTACCAAGTTCGTCCGGGTGACGTGGTCGCCGTTCGCGAGAAATCGCTGAACCAGCTGCGCATTGTTCAAGCCCTTGAACTGTGCGCCCAGCGTGGCCGCGTTGAGTGGGTAGACGTAGATTCCGCTAAGAAGTCGGGCGTTTTCAAGAACGTTCCTGCTCGCGGCGACCTGTCTGCCGACATCAACGAAAACCTGATTGTCGAGCTCTACTCCAAGTAA
- a CDS encoding DNA-directed RNA polymerase subunit alpha has protein sequence MQISVNEFLTPRHIDVQVVSPTRAKITLEPLERGFGHTLGNALRRILLSSMPGCAVVEAEIDGVLHEYSAIEGVQEDVIEILLNLKGLAIKLHGRDEVTLTLSKKGSGVVTAADIQLDHDVEIVNPDHVIANLASNGALNMKLTVARGRGYEPADSRQTDEDESRSIGRLQLDASFSPVRRIAYVVENARVEQRTNLDKLVIDLETNGTLDPEEAIRRAATILQQQLAAFVDLKGDSEPVVVEQEDEIDPILLRPVDDLELTVRSANCLKAENIYYIGDLIQRTEVELLKTPNLGKKSLTEIKDVLASRGLSLGMRLDNWPPASLKKDDKATA, from the coding sequence ATGCAGATTTCGGTAAATGAGTTTCTGACACCCCGCCACATTGATGTGCAGGTTGTCAGTCCAACCCGCGCCAAGATCACGCTCGAGCCTCTCGAGCGTGGCTTCGGCCATACCCTGGGCAACGCGCTGCGCCGCATCCTGTTGTCCTCCATGCCTGGCTGTGCAGTAGTCGAGGCCGAGATCGATGGCGTACTCCACGAGTACTCCGCGATCGAAGGTGTACAGGAAGACGTCATTGAAATCCTGTTGAACCTGAAAGGCCTGGCTATCAAACTGCACGGTCGTGACGAAGTTACGCTGACCTTGTCGAAAAAGGGTTCGGGGGTGGTTACCGCTGCCGATATTCAGCTGGATCACGATGTCGAGATCGTCAACCCCGATCACGTAATCGCGAACCTGGCGTCCAACGGCGCCCTGAACATGAAGCTCACCGTAGCTCGTGGTCGCGGTTACGAGCCGGCCGACTCCCGTCAGACCGACGAAGACGAAAGCCGCAGCATTGGCCGTCTCCAGCTGGACGCTTCGTTCAGCCCGGTGCGTCGTATCGCCTACGTGGTCGAGAACGCCCGTGTTGAGCAGCGTACCAACCTGGACAAGCTGGTCATCGATCTGGAAACCAACGGTACCCTGGATCCTGAAGAGGCCATCCGTCGTGCCGCGACCATCCTGCAACAGCAGCTGGCCGCGTTCGTCGACCTCAAAGGTGACAGCGAGCCGGTTGTGGTCGAGCAGGAAGACGAGATCGATCCGATCCTGCTGCGCCCGGTTGACGACCTGGAACTGACCGTACGTTCGGCCAACTGCCTCAAGGCGGAGAACATCTACTACATCGGCGACCTGATTCAGCGTACCGAAGTAGAGCTGTTGAAGACTCCTAACCTGGGCAAGAAGTCCCTGACTGAAATCAAGGACGTCCTGGCCTCCCGTGGTCTGTCTCTCGGCATGCGCCTCGACAACTGGCCGCCTGCAAGCCTTAAGAAAGACGACAAGGCGACTGCCTGA